One stretch of Funiculus sociatus GB2-C1 DNA includes these proteins:
- a CDS encoding response regulator transcription factor gives MPTALVVEDTLTEREIFSSCLRRGGLNVLTANNGEEALEKILAYKPDVIILDVVLPGRSGFELCRELKADAETNKIPVVMCSTKGTDMDKFWGLKQGADAYIPKPVDQEELLRTVKQLIKN, from the coding sequence ATGCCTACTGCTTTAGTTGTTGAAGATACTTTAACTGAAAGAGAAATTTTTAGTAGCTGTTTGCGGCGGGGCGGATTAAATGTTTTGACAGCTAATAACGGAGAAGAAGCCTTAGAAAAAATTCTGGCTTATAAACCTGATGTCATCATTCTAGACGTGGTGCTGCCAGGTCGTAGTGGATTTGAACTATGCCGCGAGCTGAAAGCTGATGCAGAAACTAACAAAATTCCAGTTGTAATGTGTTCCACGAAAGGAACTGATATGGATAAATTCTGGGGTCTGAAACAAGGAGCAGATGCTTACATCCCCAAGCCAGTGGATCAAGAAGAACTGTTGCGTACTGTTAAGCAATTAATTAAAAATTAG
- a CDS encoding chemotaxis protein CheW yields MESELLSTNTTLAELFKTHTPGHTAVVGQQFLRFHLLPDTTALLPVHQMTEVLTIPINQIVPIPHLPAWIMGVYNWRGEILWMVDLGRLVGLTPLYQHAISRSTYTVIVIHSAQQVLVKQRIGTQITGRKMLGLVVNQVEDMEWCDPNLIQSPLQSAVTLELLPFLRGYWIKSTGEMLVVLDSESVFAGMPNQKC; encoded by the coding sequence ATGGAATCGGAGTTGTTGTCCACAAACACGACTTTAGCTGAGCTATTTAAAACTCATACCCCAGGACATACAGCAGTTGTGGGACAGCAGTTTTTGCGGTTCCATCTTTTGCCTGATACTACAGCGCTCTTACCTGTGCATCAGATGACGGAAGTATTGACCATTCCCATAAATCAAATTGTGCCTATTCCTCATCTGCCAGCTTGGATAATGGGAGTTTATAACTGGCGTGGTGAGATTTTATGGATGGTAGATTTGGGGCGCTTGGTAGGACTAACCCCTTTATATCAACACGCAATTAGCCGCTCAACCTACACAGTAATTGTGATTCATAGCGCACAGCAAGTGTTAGTAAAACAGCGAATAGGTACCCAAATTACGGGTAGAAAAATGCTGGGACTGGTGGTTAATCAAGTGGAAGATATGGAATGGTGCGATCCAAATTTAATCCAATCTCCCCTTCAATCGGCTGTAACTCTTGAACTGCTGCCATTTTTACGAGGTTATTGGATAAAATCCACTGGAGAGATGTTGGTAGTTTTAGACAGCGAATCAGTTTTTGCGGGAATGCCCAACCAAAAATGTTAA